One genomic region from Paroceanicella profunda encodes:
- a CDS encoding VOC family protein, whose amino-acid sequence MAKAIHSMIRVLDEARSLAFYRAAFGLEVADRLAFDGFTLIYLSNAETGFELELTVNTGRTEPYALGDGYGHLAVSVEDVAAEHARFEAAGLGPRKLVEMSLEGAVVAKFFFVADPDGYLIEVLQRGGRYL is encoded by the coding sequence ATGGCCAAGGCAATCCACAGCATGATCCGCGTGCTCGACGAGGCGCGCTCCCTGGCCTTCTACCGCGCGGCCTTCGGGCTGGAGGTGGCGGACCGGCTGGCGTTCGACGGCTTCACCCTCATCTACCTCTCCAACGCGGAGACGGGCTTCGAGCTGGAGCTTACCGTGAACACGGGCCGTACCGAGCCTTACGCGCTCGGCGACGGCTACGGCCATCTGGCGGTGAGCGTGGAGGACGTGGCGGCCGAACACGCGCGCTTCGAGGCGGCGGGCCTCGGCCCCCGCAAGCTGGTGGAGATGAGCCTTGAGGGCGCCGTGGTGGCGAAGTTCTTCTTCGTGGCGGACCCGGACGGCTACCTCATCGAGGTGCTCCAGCGCGGCGGCCGCTATCTCTGA